One Ricinus communis isolate WT05 ecotype wild-type chromosome 1, ASM1957865v1, whole genome shotgun sequence DNA window includes the following coding sequences:
- the LOC8267347 gene encoding DNA replication licensing factor MCM7: MKGFDLTADKVLAKDFLSNFVDSNGDAKYMDVLQDVANHKIRAVQIDLEDLLNYKDLDEEFFRRITENTRRYIGVFASAIDDIMPEPTEAFPDDDHDILMTQRSEDVNENNDGSDPQQKMPAEIKRFYEVYIRAPSKGRPFTIREVRASYIGQLVRISGIVTRCSDVKPLMQVAVYTCEDCGHEIYQEVTARVFMPLFECPTRRCKTNKANGNLILQLRASKFLKFQEAKIQELAEHVPKGHIPRSMSVHFRGELTRKVVPGDVVEISGIFLPIPYTGFRALRAGLVADTYLEAMSVTHFKKKYEEYELRGDEEEQIARLAEDGDIYNKLAQSLAPEIYGHEDIKKALLLLLVGAPHRKLKDGMKIRGDLHLCLMGDPGVAKSQLLKHIINVAPRGVYTTGKGSSGVGLTAAVQKDPVTNEMVLEGGALVLADMGICAIDEFDKMDESDRTAIHEVMEQQTVSIAKAGITTSLNARTAVLAAANPAWGRYDLRRTPAENINLPPALLSRFDLLWLILDRADMDSDLEMARHVVYVHQNKESPALGFTPLEPSILRAYISAARRLSPYVPKELEEYIASAYSSIRQEEAKSNTPHSYTTVRTLLSILRISAALARLRFSETVAQSDVDEALRLMQMSKFSLYSDDRQRSGLDAISDIYSILRDEAARTNKMDVSYAHALNWISRKGYSEAQLKECLEEYAALNVWQIHPHTFDIRFIDA, encoded by the exons ATGAAAGGCTTCGATTTAACCGCCGACAAAG TTCTCGCAAAGGATTTCCTTTCCAATTTCGTCGATTCAAATGGCGATGCCAAATATATGGACGTTCTT CAAGATGTTGCAAACCATAAGATTCGTGCAGTCCAGATAGATCTCGAGGATCTGCTCAAT TATAAGGATTTGGACGAAGAATTCTTTAGACGAATTACAGAGAATACGCGTCGATATATAGGAGTTTTTGCATCCGCAATTGATGACATAATGCCAGAGCCTACTGAGGCGTTTCCAGACGATGATCATGATATATTAATGACACAAAGATCTGAGGATGTGAATGAGAATAATGATGGTTCTGATCCACAGCAGAAAATGCCTGCAGAGATCAAGCGTTTTTA TGAAGTTTACATCAGGGCGCCTTCAAAAGGAAGACCATTTACTATAAGAGAGGTTAGGGCTTCATATATTGGGCAGCTTGTAAGGATATCTGGGATTGTAACCCGTTGTTCGGATGTGAAGCCACTGATGCAGGTTGCTGTGTATACATGTGAAGACTGTGGCCATGAAATTTATCAG GAAGTAACTGCTCGAGTTTTTATGCCCTTGTTTGAGTGCCCAACTCGTCGCTGTAAAACAAACAAAGCAAATGGAAACCTGATTCTTCAACTCAGAGCATCGAAGTTTCTCAAGTTTCAGGAG GCCAAGATTCAAGAGCTGGCAGAGCATGTTCCAAAAGGTCATATTCCACGATCAATGAGTGTTCATTTCAGAGGGGAACTCACCAGAAAG GTAGTCCCAGGCGATGTTGTTGAAATATCAGGGATCTTTCTCCCAATTCCTTACACTGGTTTTAGAGCACTTCGTGCTGGCTTAGTTGCCGATACATACTTGGAGGCCATGTCTGTGACTcatttcaagaaaaaatatgaaga ATATGAACTCAGAGGAGATGAGGAAGAGCAGATTGCACGTCTTGCTGAGGatggtgatatttataataagttGGCGCAATCTTTAGCTCCTGAAATTTATGGACATGAAGATATAAAAAAAGCATTACTTCTTCTCCTTGTGGGGGCTCCTCATCGGAAGCTGAAGGATGGCATGAAG ATCAGAGGAGAtctccatttatgtttgaTGGGTGATCCTGGGGTTGCCAAAAGTCAGCTTCTGAAGCACATCATAAATGTAGCGCCGAGGGGTGTGTATACCACTGGCAAAGGAAGCAGTGGAGTTGGTCTAACTGCTGCTGTTCAGAAAGATCCAGTTACAAATGAGATGGTCCTGGAAGGGGGAGCTTTG GTTCTTGCCGACATGGGTATTTGTGCTATTGATGAGTTTGACAAGATGGATGAATCAGATCGTACAGCAATTCATGAAGTTATGGAGCAGCAGACTGTCAGCATTGCCAAGGCTGGGATTACCACATCTCTGAATGCAAGAACTGCTGTTCTTGCTGCTGCTAATCCAGCCTG GGGAAGATATGATCTAAGGAGAACTCCCGCTGAAAATATCAACTTGCCTCCTGCTCTTCTATCAAGGTTTGATCTTTTGTGGTTGATCCTTGATCGGGCAGACATGGATAGTGATCTTGAAATGGCTAGACATGTTGTTTATGTGCATCAGAACAAAGAATCTCCTGCTCTTGGTTTCACTCCGCTCGAACCATCAATTCTACG AGCATATATTTCAGCTGCTAGGAGATTGTCACCTTATGTCCCCAAGGAGCTGGAGGAGTATATAGCTTCTGCATATTCCAGCATTCGACAGGAAGAAGCTAAATCAAATACCCCACATTCCTATACAACTGTTAGAACTCTGCTTAGTATCCTTCGCATATCAGCT GCTTTAGCACGACTACGATTCTCAGAAACTGTGGCTCAGAGTGATGTGGATGAAGCACTAAGATTAATGCAGATGTCAAAATTCTCTTTATATTCTGATGATCGCCAGAGATCTGGTCTGGATGCCATCTCTGATATTTACTCAATCTTGCGGGATGAAGCTGCAAGGACTAATAAAATGGACGTGAGCTATGCCCATGCGCTCAATTGGATCTCTAGAAAA GGGTACAGTGAAGCTCAGTTGAAAGAATGCTTAGAGGAATATGCAGCCTTAAATGTGTGGCAGATACATCCCCACACCTTTGATATCCGGTTTATTGATGCTTGA